The following are from one region of the Capsicum annuum cultivar UCD-10X-F1 chromosome 1, UCD10Xv1.1, whole genome shotgun sequence genome:
- the LOC107841115 gene encoding probable aspartic proteinase GIP2, which yields MLHLQIVLTHIINGTMVAKINFLFFFLSLVLLFSSSTAKTPPRPRAFLLSVTKDAATKQYLTSLPQRTPLVPEKLTIDLGQRFLWVDCEKGYVSSTYKPVPCGSVTCKRSLSGGCVETCLAPPSPGCNNNTCSHSPYNPFIRTSTSGELAQDVISIQSTDGSNPGKFFSSNGVVFDCAPSFLLEKLAKNVKGILGLGNGYVGFPTQLANAFRVPRKFAICLTSSPTSRGVVFFGDSPYIFLPGMDVSKRLVYTPLLINPVSTAGSYFQGEPSTDYFIGVTSIKINGNVVPINTTLLNITKDGNGGTKISTVDPYTKLETSIYSALTMAFIKSLAKIPRVKPVAPFKVCYNRTSLGSTRVGPGVPPIELVLGTKNTTTSWNIWGANSMVAVNNEVLCLGFVDGGVEPTTSIIIGAHQIEENLLQFDIANKRLGFTSSLLFGQTTCANFNFKSKA from the coding sequence ATGCTACATCTCCAAATTGTGCTCACCCACATCATTAACGGAACAATGGTTgccaaaataaattttctattcttttttctttctttggtcCTTTTGTTCTCATCTTCAACAGCCAAAACACCTCCGAGACCTCGAGCTTTTCTTCTTTCAGTAACCAAAGATGCAGCCACTAAACAATACCTTACTTCCCTCCCGCAAAGAACACCCCTTGTCCCGGAAAAGCTTACTATAGATCTTGGTCAACGATTTTTATGGGTTGATTGTGAAAAAGGTTATGTTAGCTCAACCTATAAACCTGTCCCTTGTGGTTCCGTGACCTGTAAACGTTCATTATCTGGTGGAtgtgttgaaacatgtttagCTCCTCCTTCGCCAGGGTGCAATAATAACACCTGTTCACATAGTCCTTATAACCCCTTTATTCGCACTAGCACTAGTGGTGAACTTGCTCAAGATGTCATTTCAATACAATCCACTGATGGCTCAAATCCTGGTAAATTCTTCTCATCAAATGGAGTAGTTTTTGACTGTGCACCTAGTTTTCTTCTTGAGAAACTAGCAAAGAATGttaaagggattcttggacttggGAATGGTTATGTAGGATTTCCTACTCAATTGGCTAATGCTTTTCGTGTACCTCGAAAATTCGCCATTTGCTTGACTTCATCTCCAACTTCTCGTGGTGTTGTCTTCTTTGGTGATAGTCCTTATATTTTTCTACCTGGAATGGATGTTTCAAAAAGACTTGTTTACACCCCACTTCTCATAAACCCTGTTAGTACTGCAGGGTCGTATTTCCAAGGTGAGCCTTCAACGGATTATTTTATTGGAGTGACGTCTATCAAAATAAATGGTAATGTTGTGCCAATAAATACCACGTTGTTGAACATCACCAAAGATGGCAATGGTGGAACCAAAATCAGTACTGTTGATCCGTACACAAAATTAGAGACTTCGATTTACAGTGCTTTAACAATGGCATTTATTAAGTCACTTGCTAAGATTCCAAGGGTGAAACCCGTGGCTCCTTTTAAAGTGTGCTATAATAGAACGAGCTTGGGAAGTACTCGTGTTGGCCCTGGTGTTCCACCCATTGAACTAGTGTTGGGAACCAAAAATACTACTACATCTTGGAATATTTGGGGTGCGAATTCTATGGTGGCCGTGAATAATGAGGTGCTCTGTCTTGGATTTGTAGACGGAGGAGTTGAACCAACAACTTCTATAATCATAGGGGCAcatcaaattgaagaaaaccttTTGCAATTTGACATTGCAAACAAAAGGTTGGGTTTTACATCTTCACTCTTATTTGGTCAAACGACATGTGCCAACTTCAATTTTAAATCCAAAGCTTGA